From a single Aspergillus puulaauensis MK2 DNA, chromosome 2, nearly complete sequence genomic region:
- a CDS encoding succinate:quinone oxidoreductase subunit C (COG:C;~EggNog:ENOG410PNR7;~InterPro:IPR018495,IPR014314,IPR034804,IPR000701;~PFAM:PF01127;~TransMembrane:1 (o187-205i);~go_component: GO:0016020 - membrane [Evidence IEA];~go_component: GO:0045281 - succinate dehydrogenase complex [Evidence IEA];~go_function: GO:0000104 - succinate dehydrogenase activity [Evidence IEA];~go_function: GO:0009055 - electron transfer activity [Evidence IEA];~go_function: GO:0016627 - oxidoreductase activity, acting on the CH-CH group of donors [Evidence IEA];~go_process: GO:0006099 - tricarboxylic acid cycle [Evidence IEA]): MKRPLLPGSPLSTPRSISSHTMFSTKLRPLQGCALYTHAGRGSVSHQCSRLPTWSTRRFASNLNKSPFTRPQSILAKQRLNRPVSPHLTIYQPQITWVVSIATRITGVALSGGLYLYATAYLLSPGVTGWNIGSESLVNAFGSLSPVSQFALKFAVALPFSFHSFNGIRHLIWDTGSMMTNQQVARSGWTVVGASVVAAFMLALWRPSGADRAVQ, from the exons ATGAAGAgacctcttcttccagggTCTCCCTTGTCAACTCCACGCTCCATTTCATCCCACACAATGTTCTCGACCAAACTTCGGCCGCTTCAAGGCTGCG CTCTCTATACCCATGCTGGCCGAGGCAGCGTCTCTCATCAATGTTCACGTCTGCCCACTTGGTCAACAAGACG ATTCGCTTCTAATCTAAACAAGTCACCCTTTACGCGTCCGCAATCTATCCTCGCAAAGCAGCGCCTCAACCGCCCCGTCTCCCCCCACTTAACCATCTACCAGCCTCAAATAACCTGGGTTGTCAGTATCGCGACTCGCATAACCGGAGTTGCGCTCTCGGGCGGTCTATACCTTTACGCAACAGCTTACCTCCTCTCGCCAGGAGTGACAGGATGGAACATCGGCTCTGAGTCCCTGGTGAACGCCTTCGGCAGCCTCTCACCTGTATCCCAATTCGCGCTGAAGTTCGCAGTCGCGCTTCCGTTTTCGTTCCATAGCTTTAATGGCATTCGCCATTTGATTTGGGATACCGGGAGTATGATGACGAATCAGCAGGTTGCAAGGAGTGGCTGGACGGTTGTTGGGGCTTcggttgttgctgctttTATGTTGGCTTTGTGGAGGCCTTCTGGTGCTGATCGAGCTGTGCAGTGA
- a CDS encoding uncharacterized protein (COG:S;~EggNog:ENOG410PR27;~InterPro:IPR040351,IPR009449;~PFAM:PF06428;~go_function: GO:0005085 - guanyl-nucleotide exchange factor activity [Evidence IEA]) → MATSTTTTLATTTLVGVPFEKTCPTCGQAPDTPPPPDFTRRRVKDLEGQVHYLNSQASHMTEKLAEYEEELRRLRAQNQPAAAPTSLVQRNNSLMSSSSTSSRGDNSQSPPQQAPPGRLSSLASLLPYRRPSTASSQPQSHQSPPPPSPLQQTQTPPPPSPRTPTPRPSTEETLELQNALNEEQKLRKAAETQLTQASSELEELTAQLFSQANEMVAQERKARARLEERVAVLERRDIEKRNRLERLEKAMERVDRIRALVG, encoded by the exons ATGGCGACTAGCACAACTACCACTCTTGCGACTACAACACTAGTCGGAGTGCCTTTCGAGAAGACATGTCCAACATGCGGCCAGGCGCCAGacacaccaccaccgccagacTTTACGCGCCGGCGGGTGAAGGACTTGGAGGGACAGGTGCATTACTTGAATTCCCAGGCTTCCCATATGA CGGAGAAACTGGCCGAGTACGAAGAGGAGCTGCGACGGCTTCGTGCCCAAAACCAACCAGCCGCCGCCCCGACCAGCCTAGTTCAACGAAACAACTCGTTGATGTCCTCGAGTTCCACTTCCTCGCGCGGTGATAACTCGCAGTCACCGCCGCAACAAGCACCACCGGGCCGCCTTTCGTCCCTtgcctccctcctcccataCCGCCGTCCAAGCACGGCGTCTTCTCAACCACAGTCACATcaatcaccaccaccaccgtcgCCATTACAGCAAACGCAAACGCCGCCCCCGCCTTCGCCACGCACTCCTACACCCCGCCCTTCTACCGAAGAGACACTCGAGCTCCAAAATGCACTGAACGAGGAACAAAAGCTCCGCAAGGCAGCGGAGACGCAGCTTACACAAGCAAGTTCTGAGCTTGAAGAGCTGACGGCGCAGCTCTTCAGCCAGGCGAACGAGATGGTCGCGCAGGAGCGCAAGGCACGAGCGCGGTTAGAAGAACGTGTCGCCGTCTTGGAGCGCCGGGATATCGAGAAGAGGAATCGCTTGGAGAGactggagaaggcgatggagaggGTTGACCGGATAAGAGCATTGGTTGGATAA
- a CDS encoding MFS transporter (COG:U;~EggNog:ENOG410PUWD;~InterPro:IPR020846,IPR011701,IPR036259;~PFAM:PF07690;~TransMembrane:12 (i38-61o81-100i112-130o136-158i170-191o197-217i292-312o332-351i363-381o393-414i426-446o466-488i);~go_function: GO:0022857 - transmembrane transporter activity [Evidence IEA];~go_process: GO:0055085 - transmembrane transport [Evidence IEA]): protein MTGPSQSGSCRSCQQHEGEITDPTAVPWCIEFRSSKAFVTWVVAIAVFTDVFIYGMIIPILPEVLQTRVSIPEDELQKWMSILLAAFGGAIFVGSPIFGYFADKSSSRQAPFLIGLFALAASTVMFWFARTVSALVIARIFQGLSCAVVWTVGMALIVDTMGKDQVGAAMGIVSMAMTVGTVVGPFVGGIVLSKAGYHAVFAMAIALIVVDIVLRLVMIERKSAAKWIDVQSEAAETRAETETERLIAPATEDCSSYGVESEHSSRQQSNGKATGEEHPNPSRRSIPGIVRLMGSLTILVVLQATLVEAMTYSSFDSVLPLYVRSTFNMDPMGIGLCFIPLFIPSFFSTIIGSAVDHYGSRRIAWMGFILDVPALLLLQVVTENTTRDQIILYVLLFVSGFAAALKTVSLMVEISHAVEEKEKKCPGIFGDTGGTAQAYGLFNVAWSGGQVLGPLVSGGLVDWVGWKYMVSTLAVVSGVTAVVLVATAKGVRR, encoded by the exons ATGACGGGCCCATCTCAGAGCGGATCTTGTCGATCCTGTCAGCAGCATGAGGGGGAAATCACGGACCCGACGGCTGTGCCCTGGTGTATCGAGTTCCGCTCCTCGAAGGCGTTTGTCACTTGGGTTGTGGCGATTGCTGTCTTTACG GACGTCTTTATATATGGCATG ATCATTCCCATTCTCCCAGAGGTGCTCCAGACTCGGGTTTCTATACCAGAGGACGAAT TACAAAAATGGATGTCTATCCTCCTCGCAGCCTTCGGAGGCGCTATATTCGTTGGCTCCC CAATATTCGGCTACTTCGCCGATAAGAGCTCCTCGCGCCAGGCGCCCTTCCTGATCGGTTTATTTGCGCTGGCTGCGTCGACAGTGATGTTCTGGTTTGCGCGTACAGTATCCGCACTGGTAATTGCGCGCATATTCCAGGGTCTCTCTTGTGCGGTTGTTTGGACGGTTGGCATGGCGCTTATTGTTGATACAATGGGAAAGGATCAAGTTGGGGCGGCGATGGGGATTGTTTCAATGGCTATGACTGTCGGGACGGTTGTTGGCCCCTTTGTTGGGGGCATTGT CTTGTCGAAGGCGGGATACCATGCTGTGTTTGCGATGGCGATTGCGCTGATTGTTGTGGATATCGTGTTGAGGTTGGTTATGATTGAACGAAAGAGTGCGGCGAAGTGGATCGATGTGCAATCTGAAGCTGCAGAGACAAgggcagagacagagacagagcGACTAATAGCTCCCGCTACGGAGGACTGCTCTTCGTACGGGGTCGAGTCTGAGCATAGTTCACGGCAGCAGTCAAACGGAAAGGCCACAGGGGAGGAacatcccaaccccagcagGCGTTCAATACCAGGTATCGTGCGCTTGATGGGTTCACTTACAATCCTAGTTGTGCTCCAGGCCACTCTCGTTGAAGCCATGACATACTCCTCTTTTGACTCA GTTCTCCCTCTCTACGTAAGATCCACATTCAACATGGACCCTATGGGCATAGGCCTGTGCTTCATCCCGCTCTTCatcccctccttcttctcaaccaTAATTGGCTCTGCAGTCGACCATTACGGCAGTCGCCGAATCGCCTGGATGGGATTCATTCTCGACGTCCCAGCCCTCTTACTCCTGCAAGTAGTGACCGAAAACACGACGCGGGATCAAATCATTCTTTACGTGCTCCTGTTCGTTTCAGGCTTCGCGGCGGCTCTGAAAACCGTCTCCCTGATGGTCGAGATCAGCCATgctgttgaggagaaggaaaagaagtgTCCTGGGATTTTTGGGGATACGGGAGGTACAGCGCAGGCGTATGGCCTGTTTAATGTGGCTTGGTCGGGCGGGCAGGTGCTGGGGCCGCTGGTGTCCGGGGGGTTGGTGGATTGGGTTGGGTGGAAGTATATGGTGAGTACGTTGGCGGTGGTTAGTGGAGTGACGGCGGTGGTTTTGGTTGCCACGGCGAAGGGAGTGAGAAGGTAG
- a CDS encoding glycoside hydrolase family 71 protein (CAZy:GH71;~COG:G;~EggNog:ENOG410PGB9;~InterPro:IPR005197;~PFAM:PF03659;~SECRETED:SignalP(1-23);~go_function: GO:0016787 - hydrolase activity [Evidence IEA]), translated as MKSIFRHCVSALAVIANALPAFSLPSGSTQLTTRQGSNKYVTAHFMVGIVENYKVKDWKEDMELAKEIGIDAFALNCASIDSYTDKQLAYAYEAAEAVDFKVFISFDFAYWSNGDTARITSIMQKYASHPGQFQYNGAALVSTFVGDSFNWGPVKNAVNHPIFAVPNLQDPNWASNANTDIDGAFSWYAWPTDGGNSIIKAPMTTIWDDRYIRNLKIKDQVYMAPVSPWFSTHFNTKNWVFICEDLPHLRWEQMLEMQPQLIEIVSWNDYGESHYIGPYSENHSDDGSAQWAKGFPHDAWRVLSKPYIAAYKAGEKKPTVESDQLVYWYRPTPKDVTCSKDPLGPPNGINLLSDSVFVTTLLTEPATLTVTSGSQQAFDVQVDAGIVTTNFTMGVGAQSFSVSRNGKKILGGEGGLDIKDRCDYYNFNVYAGSFSA; from the exons ATGAAGAGCATCTTTCGCCACTGCGTCTCAGCACTGGCTGTTATAGCCAATGCTCTACCAGCTTTTTCATTGCCAAGTGGCAGTACCCAGCTCACGACTCGTCAGGGCTCAAACAAATATGTCACGGCACATTTCATG GTCGGCATCGTCGAAAACTACAAAGTCAAAGACTGGAAAGAAGACATGGAGCTCGCCAAAGAAATCGGGATCGACGCATTCGCTCTCAACTGCGCCAGCATCGACTCCTACACCGACAAGCAGCTGGCATACGCATACGAGGCTGCCGAAGCAGTCGACTTCAAGGTGTTTATCTCCTTTGATTTTGCCTACTGGTCGAACGGCGACACGGCGAGGATCACCTCGATTATGCAGAAATATGCCTCTCACCCGGGCCAGTTCCAGTATAATGGCGCCGCACTGGTGAGCACCTTTGTCGGGGATAGTTTCAACTGGGGCCCGGTCAAGAACGCGGTGAATCATCCTATCTTCGCTGTTCCGAATCTGCAAGATCCGAACTGGGCGAGTAATGCCAATACCGATATTGACGGTGCCTTCTCGTGGTATGCGTGGCCGACGGACGGCGGGAATAGTATTATCAaggcgccgatgacgacgattTGGGACGATAGATACATTCGGAATCTTAAGATCAAGGATCAGGTGTACATGGCTC CCGTTTCGCCATGGTTTTCAACCCacttcaacaccaagaaCTGGGTCTTCATCTGCGAAGACCTTCCGCATCTCCGCTGGGAGCAAATGCTTGAGATGCAGCCGCAGCTAATCGAGATTGTCTCCTGGAACG ACTACGGTGAATCCCACTACATCGGCCCCTACTCAGAGAACCACTCCGACGACGGCTCTGCGCAATGGGCCAAAGGCTTCCCCCACGACGCCTGGCGCGTCCTCTCCAAGCCCTACATCGCTGCATACAAAGCCGGCGAAAAGAAGCCCACCGTCGAATCCGACCAGCTCGTTTACTGGTACAGGCCTACGCCGAAGGATGTTACCTGCTCGAAGGATCCGTTGGGTCCGCCCAACGGCATCAACTTGCTCTCTGATAGCGTCTTTGTCACTACTTTGCTCACCGAGCCGGCCACGCTGACTGTTACTAGCGGCTCCCAGCAGGCGTTTGATGTGCAGGTTGATGCAGGGATTGTGACGACTAACTTTACCATGGGTGTTGGGGCTCAATCTTTCTCTGTTAGTCGCAATGGTAAGAAGATCCTAGGTGGTGAGGGTGGGTTGGATATCAAGGACCGCTGTGATTATTATAATTTCAACGTCTATGCTGGGTCGTTTAGTGCGTAG
- a CDS encoding Gfo/Idh/MocA family protein (COG:S;~EggNog:ENOG410PJSM;~InterPro:IPR004104,IPR000683,IPR036291;~PFAM:PF01408;~go_function: GO:0016491 - oxidoreductase activity [Evidence IEA]) encodes MTTGVAIIGSGIFAKEQHLPAVKEAPTLALKAIYSRSLKSAQDLAEGLENVDLYSDDSGPEKAYADLLKREDIGAVILALPILVQPAYIKQALAAGKHVLSEKPIAKDLATAQDLLSWYNNGANVDKSKTLWGVAENYRFIRKWLQTAAEVQKLGSVKTFRLVLRANIGTEGKYYNTSWRKTPEYQGGFVLDAGIHFLAALRLILGRGSNSLKTVIAQTSQLQEHLPPIDTVDALATTASGAPGVINISFGSEFRDSLLEITSEKGVVTLIGDQLTVGGVVTDIPFEGVGVKEEVKAFGASIVGGALEDRLRPEEAFADLEILEKLVTSGEDGGRKTLELQ; translated from the exons ATGACCACTGGAGTCGCCATAATCGGAAGCG GAATCTTCGCCAAGGAGCAGCATCTT CCCGCAGTCAAAGAAGCTCCCACCCTCGCTCTTAAGGCTATCTACTCGCGCTCGCTCAAATCCGCACAAGATCTAGCTGAGGGTCTTGAGAATGTAGATCTGTACTCGGACGATTCTGGCCCTGAGAAGGCCTATGCGGACCTTTTGAAACGCGAAGATATTGGTGCTGTTATTCTGGC ACTCCCtatcctcgtccagccagCGTATATCAAGCAAGCCTTGGCCGCAGGCAAGCATGTTCTCTCTGAGAAGCCAATCGCCAAGGACTTAGCTACGGCGCAGGACCTTCTGTCCTGGTACAACAATGGCGCCAACGTCGACAAGTCCAAGACACTCTGGGGGGTCGCAGAAAATTACCGCTTTATCCGCAAGTGGCTTCAAACCGCCGCTGAGGTGCAGAAGCTCGGAAGCGTGAAGACGTTTCGGCTCGTGTTGAGAGCCAACATTGGGACTGAGGgaaagtattata ACACATCCTGGCGCAAAACGCCCGAGTACCAAGGTGGTTTCGTGTTAGACGCCGGAATCCACTTCCTCGCAGCCCTCCGACTCATTCTCGGTCGCGGATCAAACAGTCTCAAGACTGTAATCGCGCAGACAAGTCAACTGCAGGAACATCTGCCGCCCATAGATACAGTCGATGCACTTGCGACGACCGCATCTGGGGCTCCTGGGGTAATCAACATCTCATTTGGGTCTGAATTCAGGGACTCTTTGTTGGAGATCACGTCTGAAAAGGGTGTCGTGACTCTTATCGGTGACCAATTGACGGTTGGTGGTGTCGTGACTGATATTCCCTTTGAGGGTGTGGGCGTGAAGGAGGAGGTCAAGGCATTTGGGGCGTCGATTGTTGGTGGAGCTTTGGAAGATAGGTTACGGCCTGAGGAGGCATTCGCTGATCTGGAGATTTTGGAGAAGTTGGTGACGAGCGGTGAGGATGGTGGGAGGAAGACGTTGGAGTTGCAGTAA
- the RPL32 gene encoding 60S ribosomal protein eL32 (COG:J;~EggNog:ENOG410PNPG;~InterPro:IPR036351,IPR001515;~PFAM:PF01655;~go_component: GO:0005840 - ribosome [Evidence IEA];~go_function: GO:0003735 - structural constituent of ribosome [Evidence IEA];~go_process: GO:0006412 - translation [Evidence IEA]) yields MPLAKKHVPIVKKRTKRFFRHQSDRFKCVPESWRKPKGIDNRVRRRFKSNIPMPSIGYGSNKKTRHMMPSGHKAFLVHNAKDVDLLLMHNRTYAAEIASAVSSRKRVDIIAKAKALGVKVTNPRGRVTTEA; encoded by the exons ATGCCCCTCGCTAAGAAGCACGTCCCTATCGTCAAGAAGC GCACCAAGCGCTTCTTCCGCCACCAGTCCGACCGCTTCAAGTGTGTGCCGGAGTCATGGCGCAAGCCTAAGGGTATCGACAACCGCGTCCGCAGACGCTTCAAGTCGAACATCCCTATGCCCTCC ATCGGTTACGGCAGCAACAAGAAGACAAGACACATGATGCCCTCCGGCCACAAGGCTTTCCTCGTTCACAACGCTAAGGACGTCGATCTCCTCCTTATGCACAACCGCACTTACGCTGCTGA GATCGCCTCCGCTGTCTCTTCCCGCAAGCGCGTCGATATCATcgccaaggccaaggcccTCGGTGTCAAGGTCACCAACCCCCGTGGCCGTGTCACTACTGAGGCTTAG
- a CDS encoding uncharacterized protein (COG:S;~EggNog:ENOG410PKZZ): MPSTKPTDSFRVVKTGKTLQAFASNLEKALKTSLPASGKPYDRVSVLAFHWANDDMGVDKLESEFLGVFRNIYEFEAESWTIPVAGKPEKQLAKKLVSWTEDHEGERALRIYIYSGHASSHGTVDHEWYFGGQADSRGNLRGPQVEWLATRSPKIVEEADGDMLYIFDCCSAGSAALRPGPETLCASGWLQSAGASLNFSFTRALIDTLVDLKGEAETVGGIFSILFRRAYQSQVAACPVHILKSGSPSITLMPLSRETVIHQRTKTQHRVLLTVHLKDNKSNLEAWRGWLSTHLPPEFVTADVKIESVFKSSSIVVLITVPVEIWTMLDMEDETISFASHVFSHNILPELEQTQLPIRASPSPQSAENLPPAHHYRKSLG; this comes from the exons ATGCCATCTACAAAACCAACAGACAGCTTCCGGGTCGTTAAAACAGGAAAAACTTTGCAGGCATTCGCATCTAACCTCGAAAAAGCCCTAAAGACATCCCTTCCCGCTTCAGGAAAGCCTTACGACAGAGTCTCTGTGCTCGCCTTCCATTGGGCCAACGATGACATGGGGGTTGACAAGCTAGAATCCGAGTTTCTGGGCGTGTTCCGCAACATTTACGAATTTGAAGCGGAGTCCTGGACGATTCCCGTGGCTGGTAAACCTGAAAAGCAGCTGGCGAAGAAGCTTGTCAGCTGGACGGAAGACCATGAGGGGGAGCGTGCTCTACGAATATACATTTACTCTGGCCATGCTAGTTCTCATGGTACGGTAGATCACGAGTGGTACTTCGG CGGGCAAGCAGACAGTCGTGGGAATCTACGTGGTCCCCAAGTGGAGTGGCTGGCGACACGATCTCCAAAGATTGTCGAGGAAGCAGACGGCGATATGCTGTACATTTTCGACTGCTGTTCGGCGGGTTCGGCTGCACTCCGACCAGGCCCTGAGACGCTATGCGCATCTGGATGGCTGCAATCAGCAGGAGCGTCTCTAAACTTTTCATTCACCCGAGCCCTGATTGACACTCTGGTAGACCTAAAGGGAGAAGCTGAAACAGTTGGCGGGATTTTCTCGATTCTTTTCCGGCGCGCCTACCAGAGTCAAGTGGCCGCATGCCCCGTTCATATCCTGAAATCAGGGTCCCCAAGTATCACTTTGATGCCGCTCAGCCGGGAGACAGTCATACATCAACGGACCAAGACCCAGCATAGGGTGCTTCTTACCGTCCACCTGAAAGACAACAAGTCGAACCTGGAGGCCTGGCGTGGTTGGCTCTCCACCCATTTGCCCCCGGAATTTGTGACGGCCGATGTGAAGATTGAATCGGTATTCAAGAGCTCGAGCATTGTGGTGTTGATAACGGTGCCGGTGGAAATCTGGACCATGCTTGACATGGAGGACGAGACGATCTCGTTTGCTAGCCATGTCTTCTCACATAATATCTTGCCCGAGCTCGAGCAGACTCAACTTCCTATACGGGCGTCGCCTAGTCCCCAGAGCGCAGAGAATCTGCCACCCGCTCATCATTATCGGAAGTCGCTAGGGTAA
- a CDS encoding translation initiation factor 4B (COG:A;~EggNog:ENOG410PJ4G;~InterPro:IPR000504,IPR012677,IPR035979;~PFAM:PF00076;~go_function: GO:0003676 - nucleic acid binding [Evidence IEA]), whose protein sequence is MAPGKQKAQKMSLGNFLADDNLGSWADEMEDMPMPVPAQNSFGGDRRPPLSSSAGFGGPVFNDRGFALREPLPLPTEPPYTAHVGNLSFDATDADISELFVDCGVTNVRIVEDKLTRSPKGFGYVEFETVDGLKKALDFSGASLQGRSIRISIAEPPKDRDVKELDWTRRGPLPDAPQRRVPDRSSFGRNMDNVSDAGSEPRRRGGFESDGKVRDFSNWERKGPLSPPPAREGGRPSSNEGPAFRTRSPAWGEGRSQDGSRPPRREFQERAPTAAEMDNQWRSRMKPDAPKEPSNPPSPAPAAATPATTAAAPAPAPAQRPRLNLQKRTVPEAAASPTGTAESKSSIFGGARPIDTATREKEVEQRRQLALRQKKEADEKAKAEKAEKQRASKEAAKSEKPASTLDPNGKDQAEIPRGGANFEILRRAGEDESGMNADQDPEQKGAEGGATATAEATKDDDKTNGSWRAGPTSDNASGDDEGWSTVSTKQRSNRRGGRNVA, encoded by the exons ATGG CGCCCGGAAAGCAAAAGGCCCAGAAGATGTCCTTAGGGAACTTCCTGGCTGATGATA ACCTTGGCTCTTGGgctgatgagatggaggacATGCCCATGCCTG TCCCTGCTCAGAACAGCTTTGGAGGCGACCGCCGTCCCCCTCTTTCGTCTTCTGCTGGTTTCGGTGGACCCGTCTTCAATG ACCGTGGCTTTGCCTTGAGAGAGCCCCTGCCGCTACCTACCGAGCCTCCTTACACCGCTCATGTTGGAAACCTGTCTTTCGATGCTACTGATGCCGATATCTCGGAGTTGTTCGTGGATTGCGGTGTGACGAACGTCCGTATCGTTGAGGACAAATTGACAAGGAGCCCCAAGGGTTTCGGTTACGTCGAATTTGAAACTGTCGATGGTCTCAAGAAGGCTCTCGACTTCTCTGGTGCCTCCCTTCAGGGACGATCCATCCGTATTAGCATTGCGGAGCCCC CCAAGGACCGTGATGTGAAGGAACTCGACTGGACTCGTAGAGGGCCTCTTCCCGATGCTCCCCAGCGCCGTGTGCCTGACCGCTCCTCTTTCGGTCGCAACATGGACAATGTCTCAGACGCCGGCAGCGAGCCGCGACGCCGTGGTGGTTTCGAGAGTGACGGCAAGGTCCGCGACTTCTCGAACTGGGAACGCAAGggtcctctttctcccccaCCTGCCAGAGAGGGTGGCCGCCCCAGCAGCAATGAAGGCCCCGCTTTCAGAACTCGCTCGCCCGCTTGGGGTGAGGGACGCTCTCAGGATGGCTCGCGACCTCCCCGACGCGAGTTCCAAGAACGCGCACCCACCGCCGCTGAAATGGATAACCAATGGAGATCCAGAATGAAGCCTGATGCGCCAAAGGAACCTAGCAACCCGCCCTCTCCCGCTCCTGCAGCAGCCACTCCCGCTACTaccgctgctgctcctgccCCTGCACCTGCTCAACGACCGAGGCTGAACCTCCAGAAGCGGACCGTGCCGGAAGCCGCCGCTAGCCCCACCGGCACTGCGGAATCCAAGTCTAGCATTTTCGGTGGTGCTCGGCCAATTGATACCGCAACCagagagaaggaggttgagcaACGGCGTCAACTTGCTCTGcgccagaagaaggaggcagaCGAGAAAGCaaaggctgagaaggccgaGAAGCAGCGAGCTTCCAAGGAGGCGGCCAAATCCGAGAAGCCTGCGTCTACTCTGGACCCCAATGGCAAGGACCAAGCTGAGATACCCCGGGGCGGCGCTAACTTCGAGATCCTCCGGCGGGCCGGTGAGGACGAGAGCGGGATGAACGCCGATCAGGATCCAGAGCAGAAGGGTGCTGAAGGTGGCGCCACTGCTACTGCCGAGGCCACAAAGGACGACGATAAGACGAATGGTTCCTGGAGGGCTGGACCTACCTCCGATAACGCGAGCGGTGACGACGAAGGCTGGAGCACTGTGAGCACAAAACAGCGCAGCAACCGCCGTGGTGGCCGTAACGTCGCATAG